One genomic segment of Cardinium endosymbiont of Philonthus spinipes includes these proteins:
- a CDS encoding bifunctional (p)ppGpp synthetase/guanosine-3',5'-bis(diphosphate) 3'-pyrophosphohydrolase, with protein sequence MMKRNDVPDVHTWNLHQLARAVSQNPTDMQQAWCTLQEAYTCAEQFEKQVELTTLKRCAKESLQVAIIAATEMSLDLSTAIAALLTPAFLVGLIEAAAVEKQFDTKVASILRELEALKGYRLRNDTIRNYPSHPDIHCHHILAILLQICDIIRVHCSGVTFENLELALIHSSTQLLLELKYFYIPLSHRMRMYDIQTKLADFWLKHTDTLGYYAITAKLGMTKMKRQQKLNLIAEEVQAALQARGINFIIKKRIKSVYSIWHKIQKLKINFDQIHDLTAIRIILTNMDGKTLQEEKVACWRMLGIISSLYKPMCSIMRDWISTPRDSSYESLHLTFETYKYGQLEVQIRTERMDYIAEHGEAAHWKYKYTI encoded by the coding sequence ATGATGAAAAGAAATGACGTCCCTGATGTACATACTTGGAACCTCCATCAACTTGCAAGAGCGGTAAGCCAAAACCCAACTGATATGCAACAAGCCTGGTGCACCCTCCAGGAGGCCTATACATGTGCAGAGCAGTTTGAAAAGCAAGTAGAACTAACAACGTTAAAACGTTGCGCAAAAGAGTCGTTACAAGTAGCAATCATTGCAGCTACAGAGATGTCTTTAGATCTCTCCACTGCTATAGCTGCACTCTTAACGCCAGCTTTTCTAGTAGGATTGATTGAAGCAGCAGCCGTTGAAAAACAATTCGACACAAAAGTAGCCTCCATACTAAGGGAGCTAGAAGCACTCAAGGGCTATAGATTACGCAATGACACCATTCGAAACTATCCAAGCCATCCTGACATACATTGCCACCATATCTTAGCCATTTTACTACAAATTTGTGACATCATTCGTGTCCATTGTAGCGGTGTAACTTTTGAAAATCTAGAGTTGGCGTTAATCCATTCTAGTACACAACTGCTACTTGAGTTAAAGTATTTTTATATTCCACTTTCCCATAGGATGCGGATGTATGATATCCAAACCAAACTAGCAGATTTTTGGTTAAAGCATACAGATACACTGGGTTACTATGCCATTACAGCCAAGCTGGGCATGACCAAAATGAAAAGGCAACAAAAGTTAAACCTTATTGCAGAGGAAGTTCAGGCCGCCCTCCAAGCACGTGGCATTAATTTTATCATCAAAAAACGGATTAAGTCTGTTTACTCTATTTGGCATAAAATTCAAAAATTGAAGATTAATTTCGACCAAATACATGACCTTACTGCGATCAGAATCATTCTAACCAATATGGATGGTAAAACGTTGCAAGAGGAAAAAGTAGCCTGTTGGAGAATGCTTGGTATTATTAGTAGTCTGTACAAGCCAATGTGCAGTATTATGCGGGACTGGATCAGTACACCAAGAGACAGTAGTTATGAATCGCTGCATCTTACCTTTGAAACCTATAAATATGGGCAATTAGAGGTACAAATCCGTACAGAACGAATGGATTATATAGCAGAGCATGGTGAGGCAGCCCATTGGAAGTATAAGTATACGATATAA
- the mltG gene encoding endolytic transglycosylase MltG, with protein MLGLTSPYTIAYLKKSIQWMVGLGFLLSITLYAILGHPNIYPPNRLLIIPRGCTRHQLKEQLQKEGYIKYGVTFLWAAYLLRYHPRCTPGQYQLLGNMNNWQVVSMLRGGRQHPVKLTFSTAANKASLVDQLVRRIGINKEALAALLDDPKKLSSYGFTPENVLTMFIPNSYEVYWNITPEQLLSKMHLAYQHFWNSTRMHKAKQIQLSPTQVSILASIVQAETNDLKEAALIAGVYLNRLKRNMRLQSCPMLVYALRKKQSVVNRVLQKDTYINSPYNSYRKKGLPPGPIGLPSIAMIDAVLNYIPHDYLFFSAKEDFSGLHYFTHDYTEHVKNAHKYRKALNKLNIMR; from the coding sequence ATGCTAGGCCTGACTTCCCCTTACACTATTGCTTATTTAAAAAAAAGCATACAATGGATGGTTGGGCTAGGATTTTTGCTTTCCATTACCCTGTATGCCATACTGGGCCATCCCAATATTTACCCTCCCAATCGTTTGTTGATTATTCCAAGAGGGTGCACACGCCACCAGCTCAAAGAGCAGCTACAAAAAGAGGGATATATAAAATATGGCGTTACTTTTTTATGGGCGGCCTATTTACTGAGGTATCATCCCCGTTGCACACCTGGCCAATATCAACTACTTGGCAATATGAATAATTGGCAAGTAGTTAGCATGTTACGTGGTGGTAGGCAACACCCCGTTAAGCTTACCTTTTCTACTGCGGCTAATAAAGCTTCTTTAGTAGATCAACTGGTGCGTCGTATAGGCATAAACAAGGAAGCACTAGCTGCTTTACTAGATGATCCTAAAAAGCTATCTTCCTATGGATTTACGCCAGAAAATGTATTAACCATGTTTATTCCAAACAGCTATGAAGTATACTGGAACATTACGCCCGAACAATTATTATCAAAAATGCATTTGGCCTATCAACATTTCTGGAATAGCACACGGATGCACAAAGCAAAGCAGATACAATTAAGTCCCACTCAAGTTTCCATTTTGGCTTCGATTGTGCAAGCAGAAACAAACGACCTAAAAGAGGCCGCTTTGATTGCCGGTGTCTATCTCAATAGACTCAAACGCAACATGCGTCTTCAATCCTGTCCAATGCTTGTTTATGCGCTAAGAAAAAAACAATCAGTTGTTAATAGAGTGTTGCAAAAGGATACTTACATCAACTCCCCTTATAATTCTTATCGTAAAAAGGGATTGCCACCTGGGCCTATTGGTTTACCTAGCATAGCCATGATTGATGCGGTACTTAATTATATACCCCATGACTACCTATTTTTTTCAGCTAAGGAAGACTTTTCAGGATTACATTACTTTACGCATGATTATACAGAGCATGTAAAAAATGCCCATAAATATAGGAAAGCACTCAACAAGCTAAACATTATGCGCTGA
- a CDS encoding ankyrin repeat domain-containing protein has product MHYKNMTQNSRLVCLSIFLWATILAATFGHAPIEGKKKPDKTQRLKRNLGDIDIHLRDGQGNTRLHVAVSENDRWMVLALLENGIDRNLQNDQGNTPLHVAVSGNKRKIVPILLNNGADINRRDGQGHTPLYLAVRESNLEIVQALLNKGADISLRKDKGHPYYTTGYTPLHLAASGNSRKIVQALLESGADINLKTDCGHTPLHLAIAQWNLKIIKTLLEKGARVDIEGRQGYRPLHLALIQLSIRNSGLFMSNEERKHNLETFQEIFQELLKFNVDVNLGANGNFPLLEAVAESNLKIVQALLENGADINVRDAHGGTVLHVAVYNNLDATILQELFKYDLDVNVQDHEGNTPLHKALECSQRLNLEILQELLKDKHKVDINVQNRQGNTPLHIAAYLRNLKIFRLLLKHGANKNVKNNEGHTPLDLKKRFRK; this is encoded by the coding sequence ATGCATTACAAAAATATGACACAAAACAGTAGGCTTGTTTGTTTATCTATCTTTCTTTGGGCTACCATTTTAGCAGCTACTTTTGGCCATGCTCCTATAGAAGGAAAGAAGAAGCCAGATAAAACTCAGAGACTGAAGCGTAATCTAGGTGACATCGATATACATCTACGCGATGGTCAAGGCAATACGCGTTTGCATGTAGCAGTAAGCGAGAATGATCGATGGATGGTACTGGCATTATTAGAAAACGGCATCGACAGAAATTTACAAAATGATCAAGGAAATACTCCTTTACATGTGGCAGTGAGCGGAAATAAGCGGAAAATAGTCCCAATATTATTGAATAATGGAGCCGATATAAATCGGCGCGATGGTCAAGGCCATACGCCTTTGTATTTAGCAGTAAGGGAAAGCAATTTGGAAATCGTCCAAGCATTACTGAACAAGGGAGCTGATATAAGTCTTCGAAAAGATAAAGGGCATCCCTATTATACTACAGGGTATACGCCTTTGCATCTAGCCGCAAGTGGAAATAGCCGAAAAATAGTCCAAGCGTTATTGGAAAGTGGTGCTGACATAAATCTAAAAACCGATTGCGGACATACGCCTCTCCATTTAGCAATTGCGCAGTGGAATCTAAAAATAATCAAGACATTATTGGAAAAGGGCGCGCGAGTAGATATAGAAGGTAGGCAGGGATATAGGCCTTTGCATTTAGCGCTGATTCAATTATCAATCAGGAATTCAGGACTATTTATGAGTAACGAAGAGCGTAAGCATAATCTTGAAACATTTCAAGAAATATTTCAAGAGCTATTGAAGTTTAATGTTGATGTAAATTTAGGGGCTAATGGAAATTTCCCTTTGCTTGAAGCAGTAGCCGAATCTAATCTAAAAATAGTGCAAGCACTATTGGAAAATGGCGCTGATATAAATGTACGAGATGCTCATGGGGGTACTGTTTTGCATGTCGCAGTCTATAATAACCTTGATGCAACAATATTGCAAGAATTATTTAAATATGATCTTGATGTAAACGTACAAGATCATGAAGGAAACACTCCGTTGCATAAAGCGCTAGAGTGTAGTCAAAGATTGAACCTAGAAATATTGCAAGAATTATTGAAAGACAAACACAAGGTTGACATAAATGTACAAAACCGTCAAGGCAATACGCCTTTACATATAGCAGCCTATCTCCGCAATCTAAAAATCTTTCGACTATTATTGAAGCATGGTGCTAATAAAAATGTAAAGAATAATGAAGGCCATACTCCTTTAGATTTAAAAAAACGGTTTAGGAAGTAA
- the ligA gene encoding NAD-dependent DNA ligase LigA — protein MDPSDISKEIKRLVNLIRYYNECYFQKGISQISDYAYDQLLEQLARLEEAYPHLKHPDSPTQVVGEQPSKAFAVVYHQTPMLSLAKTYSEEALEQFVTRVKRMVPNAIVDFICEPKIDGVALSLLYEKGNLVRVVTRGDGQKGDDITGHAIQCLHLPQKIQGAPSASFEVRGEAFMPKAVFQALNNKRKAEGAPLWANPRNITAGTLKALDIDLVKDRQLAFYGYSFYATSYHCPTQEAALVLLDSLGFATPPTYKVCHNVMDIMAYIHYWAQHKKDLPVEMDGIVIKVNNLHQQHIIGMTAKSPRWAIAYKYQPEMAHSILEKVTFQVGRTGAVTPVAHFTPIPLAGTMVRRASLHNADEIARRDLYLGDTIFIEKGGDIIPKVVGVDRARRNKTSKPIVFIHSCPVCGTPLHRTTGSVAYYCPNKQQCLPQLKGALLHFAHRKAMDIDTLGPKTIDALFEAKLVQNIADLYTLRYEAVNRLEGFQSISTQKLLFNIEASKKKPFDRLLFALGIKHIGETVAKKLALHFRSMDRLKQATATQLLALPDIGEKIVRSILDYLQDPYQQVILHRLEAAGLQFALPQTVDTVLPLSSKNFVISGTFQKFTREELTRSIEQAGGRVLTSMSAKVDYLVSGTKAGPSKLAKAMEWAIPILEENDFIKMIQ, from the coding sequence ATGGACCCATCTGATATCAGTAAGGAGATCAAACGTTTGGTGAATTTAATTCGCTATTATAATGAGTGCTATTTTCAAAAGGGGATTTCTCAAATTTCTGATTATGCCTATGACCAATTGTTGGAACAGCTGGCTCGGTTGGAGGAGGCTTATCCCCATTTAAAGCATCCGGATTCCCCTACTCAGGTGGTTGGAGAACAGCCTTCTAAAGCGTTTGCAGTGGTCTATCACCAAACGCCCATGCTTTCTTTGGCGAAAACCTATTCAGAGGAAGCGTTAGAGCAATTTGTTACAAGGGTGAAAAGAATGGTTCCCAATGCGATTGTAGACTTTATATGTGAACCTAAAATAGATGGTGTGGCATTGAGCCTACTCTATGAAAAAGGCAATTTGGTGCGTGTGGTGACCCGAGGTGATGGCCAAAAAGGTGATGATATAACCGGTCATGCTATCCAATGTTTGCACTTGCCCCAAAAAATTCAAGGCGCTCCATCTGCCTCTTTTGAGGTGCGTGGCGAAGCCTTTATGCCCAAGGCTGTTTTTCAAGCATTAAATAATAAACGTAAAGCAGAAGGCGCACCCTTATGGGCAAATCCCCGTAATATTACAGCAGGTACATTAAAGGCATTAGATATAGACTTGGTAAAAGATCGTCAATTGGCATTTTATGGCTATAGTTTTTATGCTACATCCTATCATTGTCCTACGCAAGAAGCAGCTCTAGTGCTATTGGATAGCTTAGGCTTTGCGACTCCGCCTACCTATAAAGTGTGTCATAATGTTATGGATATTATGGCCTATATCCATTATTGGGCGCAACATAAAAAAGATTTGCCTGTTGAGATGGATGGCATCGTGATAAAAGTAAACAACCTCCATCAGCAACACATTATTGGTATGACTGCAAAATCACCCCGTTGGGCCATTGCCTATAAATATCAACCAGAGATGGCACATTCTATATTGGAAAAGGTGACCTTTCAGGTGGGAAGAACGGGCGCGGTTACGCCAGTGGCCCATTTTACCCCTATTCCACTGGCCGGAACTATGGTGCGTCGTGCATCTTTGCATAATGCAGATGAAATCGCTAGGCGAGATCTCTATTTGGGCGATACCATTTTTATTGAGAAAGGCGGTGATATTATTCCTAAGGTAGTGGGTGTAGATAGGGCGCGCCGTAACAAAACCAGTAAGCCCATTGTTTTTATCCATAGTTGCCCTGTTTGTGGTACACCGCTCCATCGAACAACAGGGTCTGTGGCCTACTATTGCCCCAATAAACAGCAATGTTTGCCTCAGTTAAAAGGCGCTTTATTGCATTTTGCCCATCGAAAAGCTATGGATATTGATACCTTGGGGCCTAAAACGATTGATGCATTATTTGAAGCTAAGTTGGTGCAAAATATAGCAGATCTTTATACGTTGCGTTACGAGGCAGTCAACCGGTTAGAAGGATTTCAATCCATATCTACACAAAAATTATTATTTAACATTGAGGCATCCAAAAAAAAACCTTTTGATAGACTATTGTTTGCCTTGGGTATTAAACATATAGGGGAGACGGTAGCCAAGAAACTGGCGTTACACTTTAGATCTATGGACCGTTTGAAACAGGCTACTGCAACCCAACTATTGGCGCTACCAGATATTGGAGAAAAAATTGTGCGGAGCATACTGGATTACTTACAGGATCCTTACCAGCAAGTCATTTTGCATCGGCTTGAAGCTGCCGGATTGCAGTTTGCGTTACCCCAAACCGTTGATACCGTTTTGCCATTGTCCTCAAAAAATTTTGTTATTTCGGGTACCTTTCAAAAATTTACCAGGGAGGAATTGACACGATCCATTGAACAAGCAGGAGGAAGGGTTTTGACTTCCATGTCTGCTAAGGTGGATTATTTGGTTTCAGGAACTAAAGCTGGCCCATCCAAGTTGGCCAAGGCAATGGAGTGGGCGATTCCAATTCTAGAAGAAAATGATTTTATAAAGATGATACAATGA
- a CDS encoding cysteine desulfurase family protein, with translation MDIYLDNAATTQLDPEVLASMMPYMANLCGNPSSVHRYGCRAKAALEKSRKKIAALLDVAPAEIVFTSGGTEGNNMLLKGIIDAMHIAHVLTSPLEHLAVRMPLEALAKQGKITLSYLRVSQAGDFTLDEVEAWLKRHPHALVSLMQVNHEIGNITDIAAVGQICRRYGAFLHSDMIQAIYGCFPDFLSCHLAVGSAHKIHGPKGVGFVYIDAKTSVAPLIAGGSQELNMRGGTENVPYIVGMAKALAIAFRDREKIVTHLLAIKQHMIALLKKHIPDIIFNGHSESLTQSSPHLLNISLPDSQAHDMLIYNLDIHGIAASTGSACTSGSALGSSVIAALQKKNSHAIRFSFSKYTTHIEVEQTVAMLAKLYAK, from the coding sequence ATGGATATCTATTTAGATAATGCAGCTACTACCCAATTAGATCCAGAAGTATTGGCATCTATGATGCCTTATATGGCTAATTTATGTGGGAATCCCTCTTCTGTGCATCGTTATGGCTGCCGTGCAAAAGCAGCTCTTGAAAAATCCAGAAAAAAAATAGCCGCTTTATTGGATGTTGCACCTGCTGAAATAGTTTTTACCTCTGGTGGTACAGAAGGGAACAATATGTTATTGAAAGGTATTATAGATGCCATGCACATTGCGCATGTGTTAACCTCTCCATTAGAGCACCTTGCAGTGCGGATGCCGTTAGAAGCACTGGCCAAACAGGGCAAAATTACATTATCCTATCTGCGGGTTAGCCAGGCTGGGGACTTTACATTGGATGAAGTAGAAGCCTGGCTAAAAAGACACCCACATGCTTTGGTCAGTTTGATGCAGGTCAATCATGAAATTGGCAATATAACAGATATAGCAGCTGTTGGACAGATTTGTCGAAGATATGGCGCATTTTTGCATTCAGATATGATTCAAGCCATCTATGGTTGTTTTCCTGATTTCCTATCTTGTCACCTTGCTGTTGGTTCCGCCCATAAAATACATGGACCTAAAGGAGTTGGATTTGTGTATATTGATGCAAAAACCTCTGTTGCGCCCCTTATCGCCGGAGGAAGCCAAGAGTTAAACATGCGCGGCGGAACTGAAAATGTTCCTTACATTGTTGGAATGGCTAAAGCGCTAGCCATCGCTTTTCGGGACAGGGAAAAAATTGTCACCCATTTGTTAGCCATTAAGCAACATATGATTGCCTTATTGAAAAAGCATATCCCTGATATAATTTTTAATGGTCATAGCGAAAGCTTAACCCAGAGTAGTCCCCATCTCTTAAATATTTCATTGCCCGACTCGCAAGCACACGATATGCTCATCTACAATTTAGATATTCATGGTATAGCGGCTTCTACAGGCAGTGCTTGTACCAGTGGCAGTGCGTTAGGTTCGTCTGTTATAGCTGCTTTACAGAAAAAAAACAGCCATGCCATACGTTTTTCTTTTAGCAAGTATACTACCCATATAGAGGTTGAACAAACTGTTGCTATGCTGGCGAAACTGTATGCAAAGTAA
- a CDS encoding DUF6913 domain-containing protein yields MMRLYLGFKFFVLGIVARYASKQHKALARSNVGLNKATTIGVLYSYESPAKHEVVQRLIRDLKNLDKQVSVLCYITGKDRMHASSNLRYAFGHKAITILGKVKSDRIKKFIETPFDYMFHVDLTTNPLLDYIVAKHPAKCRVGHFDPMRKNLFEVMVKVSRTAPVEDMKRLAGQMLHYTGCMEG; encoded by the coding sequence ATGATGCGTCTATACTTAGGTTTTAAGTTTTTTGTTTTAGGAATCGTTGCGCGGTATGCCTCAAAACAACATAAGGCCCTTGCGCGCAGCAATGTAGGGTTGAATAAAGCAACTACCATAGGCGTATTGTATAGCTATGAAAGTCCTGCGAAGCATGAGGTAGTACAACGTTTGATTCGGGATTTAAAAAATTTGGATAAGCAGGTTAGTGTGCTCTGTTATATTACAGGTAAAGATCGGATGCATGCCAGTAGTAATTTGCGTTATGCTTTTGGCCATAAGGCCATTACCATTTTAGGGAAGGTAAAAAGTGATCGTATAAAAAAGTTTATAGAGACCCCTTTTGATTACATGTTTCATGTAGACTTGACCACGAATCCACTATTGGATTATATCGTAGCCAAACATCCTGCTAAATGTCGTGTGGGTCATTTTGATCCTATGCGTAAAAATTTATTTGAAGTAATGGTAAAGGTAAGCCGAACCGCTCCAGTTGAAGATATGAAAAGGTTGGCCGGACAGATGTTACACTATACAGGATGTATGGAGGGGTAG
- a CDS encoding ZIP family metal transporter codes for MIIPFVALFLSALIGGLVVIGKCSMNLLPRLLTFSGGYLLANTLLHLMPELFIAKVMPMHVGGYIMIGFFLQRFIETFSAGVEHGHAIAPTSGHCCVKNYKMLSFLASIALHALLDGTLLAHGHVDYAPQEGLLLGMMLHKFLEAVALMSVLGSFTLSLRQKLRYLVLFALASPVGLWLSSYANYYISDYGSIIVLSIVTGNFLYISATMLFEASPNHHSNRLTLWTSLFGAGLAALVEFLF; via the coding sequence ATGATTATACCGTTTGTTGCACTTTTTCTTTCAGCATTGATAGGTGGTTTAGTGGTTATTGGGAAATGTTCCATGAACTTGCTGCCCCGCTTGCTAACTTTTTCCGGTGGTTACCTATTGGCCAATACCTTGCTGCATCTTATGCCTGAGCTTTTTATTGCTAAGGTTATGCCGATGCATGTGGGCGGGTATATCATGATTGGCTTTTTTTTACAGCGTTTTATTGAAACTTTTAGTGCAGGTGTAGAACATGGTCATGCTATTGCGCCCACTTCAGGCCATTGTTGTGTAAAAAACTATAAAATGCTTTCTTTTTTAGCTTCTATAGCATTACACGCCCTCTTAGATGGCACGCTGTTGGCACATGGTCATGTCGATTATGCTCCTCAAGAGGGGCTTTTACTCGGCATGATGCTCCATAAATTTCTAGAGGCGGTTGCTTTAATGAGTGTATTGGGCAGCTTTACCTTATCCTTAAGACAAAAGTTGCGCTACTTGGTGTTGTTTGCTTTGGCCTCTCCAGTAGGGTTGTGGCTTAGTAGCTATGCGAATTATTATATTTCTGATTATGGTAGCATCATAGTATTATCTATTGTAACGGGTAATTTTTTGTACATTTCCGCCACCATGCTTTTTGAAGCAAGTCCCAATCATCACTCAAACCGGCTTACTTTGTGGACCAGTTTATTTGGGGCTGGATTGGCGGCGTTGGTTGAATTTTTATTTTGA
- the rsmH gene encoding 16S rRNA (cytosine(1402)-N(4))-methyltransferase RsmH — MVTTISGSYHIPVMADEVMQGLAVVPTGHYADLTFGGGGHATRIVESLSSGHLFAFDKDPEAAKMAGLFTGKPFTFIRAPFRFVKEFISFYGIAQLDGLLADLGTSSYQIDTPERGFSTRFDGTLDMRMDPNDPHSAQQVVNTYTVEQLANLLHFYGEVAPATAIAKAIVKARGVAPIATTYQLKAIIEPFAPKLKVNQYLAKVFQAFRIEVNNELAALEGLLQRSVELVKPKGRLAIIAYHSLEDRLVKNFFNTGNVLGQVQQDAYGNLIRPFVPLQKKPFIPSQEELSKNNRARSARLRIAVRVA, encoded by the coding sequence ATGGTTACAACTATTTCAGGGAGCTACCATATACCGGTCATGGCCGATGAGGTGATGCAAGGTTTGGCCGTAGTACCAACAGGCCACTATGCAGATCTTACTTTTGGGGGTGGGGGGCATGCGACAAGGATAGTTGAATCGCTTTCTAGTGGCCATTTGTTTGCCTTTGATAAGGACCCAGAGGCTGCTAAAATGGCTGGATTGTTTACAGGGAAACCTTTTACCTTTATCAGAGCCCCATTTCGGTTTGTAAAGGAGTTTATAAGCTTTTATGGCATCGCACAACTAGATGGCTTATTGGCAGATTTAGGAACCTCCTCTTACCAAATAGATACCCCGGAACGGGGTTTTTCTACTCGATTTGATGGCACGTTGGATATGAGGATGGATCCCAATGACCCACATTCGGCCCAACAGGTGGTCAATACCTATACAGTAGAACAGCTGGCGAATTTATTGCATTTTTATGGCGAGGTGGCCCCCGCAACCGCTATTGCCAAGGCAATTGTAAAGGCACGTGGCGTTGCGCCTATTGCAACGACCTATCAATTGAAAGCTATTATTGAACCTTTTGCACCTAAGCTAAAGGTAAATCAGTATCTTGCAAAGGTCTTTCAAGCATTTCGTATTGAAGTGAATAATGAACTGGCTGCATTAGAGGGGTTGTTACAGCGTAGTGTTGAATTGGTTAAACCTAAAGGACGCTTGGCGATTATTGCGTATCACTCTTTAGAGGATCGATTGGTTAAAAACTTTTTTAATACAGGGAATGTATTAGGGCAAGTGCAACAAGATGCTTATGGGAACCTCATACGGCCTTTTGTTCCATTACAAAAAAAGCCTTTTATACCTTCTCAAGAAGAGCTTAGTAAAAACAATCGTGCCCGAAGTGCACGATTACGGATAGCGGTACGTGTTGCCTAA